The Bremerella cremea genome window below encodes:
- a CDS encoding ATP-binding protein, producing MPKRLTVVVSQGQSNNPAKRKLEEDIVAALLFEPGIEVTIVPHLYDLKPDGPGIMGLQAITTDFVVLSWLYERAARWTLDRNNIHGKSGTSLLIHESDEDDDDLLDEPEEENKLRVIDNRPIPNRMIYCIDLRVSNNLQEYVDEVKRIHREVSTSVVELGGLNGSSSPSPTPQQLARVAQPTNDTALKEGGELEKPIETIEPFRIEEDAKRRWYPVIDYSRCTNCMECIDFCLFGVYGVDKVETILVEMPDNCRKGCPACSRVCPENAIIFPQHKTPTIAGSDEVAGGGLKIDLSQLFGKPQEDAKSLDAAVRERDEQLLLAGREAVGTAVGVPKRQAENAPREKDDLDDLIDAVDELDI from the coding sequence ATGCCCAAACGTTTGACGGTTGTCGTCAGCCAAGGTCAGAGCAACAATCCAGCCAAGCGAAAGCTGGAAGAAGACATCGTGGCGGCGCTGCTATTTGAGCCCGGCATCGAGGTTACGATCGTTCCGCACTTGTACGACCTGAAACCGGACGGCCCCGGCATCATGGGGCTGCAGGCAATCACCACCGACTTTGTTGTTCTGTCTTGGCTGTACGAACGAGCCGCCCGCTGGACCTTAGATCGCAACAACATCCACGGCAAGTCCGGCACCTCCCTCTTGATTCACGAGTCGGACGAAGATGACGACGACTTGTTAGACGAGCCGGAAGAAGAAAACAAGCTGCGGGTAATCGACAACCGCCCGATCCCGAACCGGATGATCTACTGCATCGACTTACGGGTTTCCAACAACCTGCAAGAGTACGTCGATGAAGTGAAACGCATTCACCGCGAAGTCTCGACCTCGGTGGTGGAGCTAGGTGGGCTCAACGGAAGTAGCTCCCCCAGTCCAACGCCGCAACAACTCGCTCGTGTGGCGCAGCCAACCAACGATACCGCCCTCAAAGAAGGTGGCGAGCTTGAAAAGCCAATCGAAACCATCGAACCGTTTCGTATCGAAGAAGATGCCAAACGTCGCTGGTATCCGGTGATCGACTATAGCCGCTGCACCAATTGCATGGAGTGCATCGACTTCTGTTTGTTCGGTGTTTACGGTGTCGATAAGGTCGAGACCATTTTGGTCGAAATGCCCGACAATTGCCGCAAAGGCTGCCCGGCTTGCAGCCGCGTCTGTCCTGAAAATGCAATCATCTTCCCACAACACAAAACGCCTACCATCGCCGGCAGCGACGAAGTAGCTGGGGGCGGCCTGAAGATCGACCTTTCGCAGTTGTTTGGCAAGCCCCAAGAGGACGCCAAGTCACTCGATGCCGCCGTCCGCGAGCGAGACGAACAATTGCTACTCGCTGGCCGAGAAGCGGTCGGCACGGCAGTCGGCGTGCCGAAACGCCAAGCAGAGAATGCCCCGCGCGAGAAAGACGACCTCGACGATCTCATTGATGCCGTCGACGAGCTCGATATCTAA
- a CDS encoding tyrosine-protein phosphatase, translating into MRCLATLLFLAFVSLCHAQDPSKLPHGEHLPGVDNVLKVSPHVVSGSQPHGEEGFKTLQELGVNVIVSVDGAKPDIENARKHGMRYVHIPIGYDGISDEAQASLKRVMEDFQQDKIFFHCHHGKHRGPAAAAVACREGGILTEAQALDFMRSAGTSSDYAGLWKEITEFRPVPVTTQLTMLVEVAEVESLAAAMAKVDRVYDHLVLCQKADWKAPPEHQDLDPAQQALLLQEGLHESGRLLEDDQYDAKYRQMLADTETLILDMKKQIETDKSDEATASLKKVKAACSACHTAYRN; encoded by the coding sequence ATGCGCTGCCTTGCTACACTGCTTTTCTTGGCATTTGTCTCGCTCTGTCATGCCCAAGACCCTTCCAAGCTGCCCCATGGCGAGCATTTGCCTGGCGTTGACAACGTGCTGAAAGTCTCGCCGCACGTGGTTAGCGGCAGCCAGCCCCATGGCGAGGAAGGTTTCAAGACGCTGCAAGAACTAGGCGTGAACGTGATTGTCTCGGTCGATGGGGCCAAGCCCGATATCGAAAACGCTCGCAAGCACGGCATGCGTTACGTCCATATTCCGATCGGATACGACGGCATCTCGGACGAAGCCCAAGCCTCGCTCAAACGCGTGATGGAAGACTTCCAGCAGGATAAGATTTTCTTTCATTGCCACCACGGCAAACATCGTGGACCAGCCGCTGCAGCGGTCGCTTGCCGTGAAGGAGGAATTCTGACCGAAGCCCAGGCCCTCGACTTCATGCGCAGTGCAGGTACCAGTTCCGACTACGCAGGGCTGTGGAAAGAGATCACCGAGTTTCGTCCAGTTCCGGTTACCACCCAGTTGACTATGCTGGTGGAGGTTGCCGAAGTCGAATCACTCGCCGCCGCGATGGCGAAGGTCGACCGCGTTTACGATCACCTGGTCCTTTGCCAGAAGGCAGATTGGAAAGCTCCGCCAGAGCACCAAGACCTCGACCCTGCACAACAAGCGTTGCTGCTGCAGGAGGGTTTGCACGAATCCGGCCGGCTGTTGGAAGACGATCAATACGACGCGAAGTACCGCCAGATGCTGGCCGATACTGAGACGTTGATCTTGGACATGAAGAAGCAGATTGAAACCGACAAGTCGGACGAAGCGACGGCTTCGCTGAAGAAGGTTAAAGCCGCTTGTTCCGCGTGCCATACGGCCTATCGGAATTAG
- a CDS encoding radical SAM protein: MYFRLAKRALLETDKRLVAKFLWLMGFKGLRSVQKHKARLKRGEFFPPFLYISVINSCNLRCQGCWVDVSAKQAKIDLDAMDRMLGEAKAMGNTFFGILGGEPFMHADILEIFRRHQDAYFQVFTNGHFITDEVAKELRKLGNVTPLISIEGTEIISDVRRGRGGVYSKSMEGIHNCINNKLLTGVCTSLCQSNFDDLLREEWIDRLIEMGVFYCWYHGYRVVGPVPNPDLALTPEQQLAVRKFVVEMRVKKPIAIIDAYHDADGNALCPAATGFTHHISPYGDIEPCPVIQFAKESIHDERPLRQVFNESEFLSDFRELAAKNTRGCIILERPDLLSGFAKEHEAKDTTVRHAAYEELDALVSNPSQYNPGNEIPEKSWVYWLLKKYAFHDYGAYSKHFDIKNWQPTIHPEGNPPAAPQNLVQLDADSTTKT, translated from the coding sequence ATGTATTTTCGCCTGGCAAAACGCGCTCTGCTGGAAACCGATAAACGTCTGGTCGCCAAGTTCCTGTGGTTGATGGGCTTTAAGGGGCTGCGTTCGGTTCAGAAGCACAAGGCCCGCCTCAAGCGAGGGGAGTTCTTTCCACCCTTTTTGTACATTTCGGTTATTAACAGCTGCAATCTGCGCTGCCAGGGCTGCTGGGTCGACGTTTCCGCGAAACAGGCCAAGATCGACCTCGATGCCATGGACCGAATGCTGGGGGAAGCGAAGGCAATGGGGAATACCTTCTTCGGGATTCTGGGGGGCGAGCCGTTTATGCACGCCGATATCTTGGAGATCTTTCGCCGCCATCAGGACGCTTACTTTCAAGTCTTTACCAACGGCCATTTCATTACCGACGAAGTCGCCAAAGAACTGCGCAAACTCGGCAACGTAACCCCTTTGATCAGTATCGAAGGAACCGAGATCATTAGCGACGTACGTCGTGGACGTGGGGGCGTTTACAGTAAGTCGATGGAAGGTATCCATAACTGCATCAATAACAAGCTGCTGACAGGTGTCTGCACCAGCTTGTGCCAATCGAACTTCGATGATCTGCTGCGGGAAGAATGGATCGACCGCTTGATTGAAATGGGGGTTTTCTATTGCTGGTATCACGGCTACCGCGTGGTTGGACCGGTACCGAACCCCGACCTGGCCCTTACTCCAGAGCAGCAGTTGGCTGTGCGAAAGTTTGTCGTCGAGATGCGCGTGAAAAAGCCGATCGCGATTATCGACGCCTATCACGATGCCGATGGAAATGCTTTGTGCCCGGCTGCCACTGGTTTCACGCATCACATCAGCCCTTACGGCGACATTGAACCTTGCCCGGTGATTCAGTTCGCCAAGGAATCGATCCACGACGAACGCCCGCTGCGTCAGGTCTTCAACGAGTCGGAATTCCTCAGCGATTTCCGGGAACTGGCCGCTAAGAATACGCGTGGCTGCATCATTCTCGAACGGCCTGATTTGCTGAGCGGCTTTGCCAAAGAGCACGAGGCAAAGGATACCACCGTGCGGCATGCGGCCTATGAAGAGTTGGACGCATTGGTATCGAATCCCTCGCAGTACAATCCCGGCAACGAGATCCCAGAGAAGAGTTGGGTTTATTGGTTGCTGAAAAAGTACGCTTTCCACGATTACGGTGCCTACTCGAAGCACTTCGACATCAAAAACTGGCAGCCTACGATTCATCCGGAAGGTAACCCTCCGGCCGCACCGCAGAACTTGGTTCAGCTCGACGCCGATTCGACAACGAAAACGTAG
- a CDS encoding prenyltransferase/squalene oxidase repeat-containing protein encodes MIDPARIRAAYEIAKQDLLKERDPTGHWIGQLSTSSLSTATAVSALQLALRNGSQSSGSDMQLIRGGVDYLLSHQNEDGGWGDTDQSYSNIATTMLTVAALTITGDAEKNPSVFSAANRYIEQKGGIPGLRARYGKDKTFAVPILTNHALAGLVDWGEVAPLPFEAAVLPQSFYKFIKLPVVSYAIPALVGIGQAKYYHDKPWNPLVRLIRGATFHPAAQVLTKMQPDSGGYLEAIPLTSFVVMSLAATGRANSQVAQNGLRFIRESVRPDGSWPIDTNLATWVTTLSINALSVLPEDNTHLTLECLEWLLACQTKNVHPFTGAAPGAWGWTDLSGSVPDADDTPGALLALRHFYDRGDFDESVRQRIRTAAKHGCRWLLDLQNSDGGWPTFCRGWGTQPFDRSGCDLTAHVLRGLFAWYEELDQHDYPHLLKGKWYLFNQQAEGSWLPLWFGNQDRAEEDNPIYGTAKVLNYFRDTHEFEYQLTTPSPPSLVPKNAIRWLAAQQNEDGGFGGGKAILAASEGRYESTVEETALAIEGLLCDNKGLENHPELEKALAWLCHRVEENSHVECSPIGFYFSKLWYYEKLYPRIMTVSALAYACQAVKAAPAATSLAEVETEN; translated from the coding sequence ATGATTGACCCCGCTCGGATTCGCGCAGCTTACGAAATCGCCAAACAAGATCTCTTAAAAGAACGAGATCCCACTGGCCATTGGATTGGCCAGCTGTCGACCTCTAGCTTGTCCACAGCGACTGCGGTCAGCGCATTACAACTCGCTTTGCGAAATGGCTCACAATCGAGTGGCTCTGACATGCAGTTAATTCGTGGGGGTGTCGATTACCTACTCTCCCACCAAAACGAAGACGGCGGTTGGGGAGACACCGACCAAAGCTACTCGAACATCGCCACCACCATGCTGACCGTCGCAGCACTGACAATCACTGGCGATGCCGAGAAAAACCCAAGTGTCTTTTCAGCAGCGAACCGCTACATCGAGCAAAAAGGGGGAATTCCCGGGTTGCGGGCACGCTATGGCAAAGACAAGACGTTTGCCGTTCCGATTCTTACCAATCATGCGTTGGCTGGCTTGGTCGACTGGGGCGAGGTCGCTCCCCTTCCCTTTGAAGCCGCCGTGCTGCCACAATCGTTCTATAAGTTCATCAAGCTGCCGGTCGTCAGCTATGCGATCCCGGCGCTGGTGGGCATTGGTCAGGCCAAGTATTACCACGACAAACCTTGGAACCCGCTCGTTCGTTTGATCCGTGGTGCTACATTCCATCCGGCAGCTCAGGTGCTAACAAAAATGCAGCCTGATAGTGGTGGCTATCTTGAAGCGATTCCGCTCACCAGTTTCGTTGTTATGAGCCTCGCTGCGACCGGTCGAGCCAACAGCCAAGTCGCCCAAAACGGCCTTCGCTTTATCCGTGAGAGCGTTCGCCCTGACGGTAGTTGGCCGATTGATACGAACCTGGCGACCTGGGTTACCACGCTTTCGATCAATGCGTTATCGGTGCTGCCAGAAGACAACACGCATCTGACACTAGAATGCCTCGAATGGCTGCTTGCTTGCCAGACTAAAAACGTCCATCCGTTCACAGGGGCCGCGCCCGGGGCATGGGGCTGGACCGATCTGAGTGGCAGTGTCCCGGACGCCGACGACACCCCAGGTGCCTTGTTAGCGTTGCGACACTTCTACGATCGAGGCGACTTCGATGAATCGGTTCGCCAGCGTATTCGCACGGCGGCCAAGCATGGCTGCCGCTGGCTCCTCGACCTTCAAAATAGCGATGGCGGCTGGCCCACGTTTTGTCGTGGTTGGGGAACGCAACCGTTCGACCGCAGCGGGTGCGATTTAACTGCCCATGTTCTTCGCGGCCTGTTTGCCTGGTACGAAGAACTCGACCAACACGATTACCCGCATCTCTTGAAAGGAAAGTGGTACCTATTCAATCAGCAAGCGGAAGGATCTTGGCTCCCCTTGTGGTTTGGCAATCAAGACCGGGCCGAAGAAGACAATCCAATATACGGCACAGCCAAAGTCCTCAACTATTTCCGCGATACCCACGAGTTCGAATATCAATTGACAACGCCTTCTCCACCTTCGCTCGTTCCCAAGAATGCCATCCGCTGGCTGGCGGCCCAGCAGAATGAAGATGGCGGCTTTGGAGGAGGTAAAGCGATTCTCGCAGCCTCGGAAGGACGCTACGAGAGCACCGTCGAAGAGACCGCATTGGCCATTGAAGGGCTACTTTGCGACAATAAAGGCTTAGAAAATCACCCTGAGCTAGAAAAAGCCCTCGCTTGGCTTTGCCACCGGGTGGAAGAAAATTCTCATGTCGAATGTTCGCCAATCGGTTTTTACTTCTCTAAGCTGTGGTATTATGAAAAGCTCTATCCGCGAATCATGACGGTTAGTGCGTTGGCGTATGCTTGCCAAGCGGTGAAAGCCGCACCGGCGGCAACGTCTTTAGCGGAAGTGGAAACAGAGAATTGA
- a CDS encoding polyprenyl synthetase family protein yields MPSPSQPETNGGATKRVSRRRKTAHLKHVPDRLALREEIRDRCYQICEKLDKSRPLSKDEMEKIVRRLLADMELSESYVGWTMVIMASAFWRDQVSAIPPERRLFLLPHCLKHAEGCPADYDQFGLDCKTCGACSIADYRTQAEELGYRVLVAEGSPIVMKILVSGYVDAVVGVACLNVLEKAFDKILLAGIPCMAVPLHSSDCRNTSVDEQWVFDMIHLPHREPQQKTATYVHLMRAAQEMFEREELTRLIAPQRQTEATAHAKLADLPNLDPIGATEQLAIDFIGRGGKYSRPFTTLAVYDSLTGGHGTTANGAAHVAEYSDAVKRGALAIETFHKASLVHDDIEDDDEYRYGEPTVHRQFGISTGINLGDYMIGLGYRLVSREVKTLGAGVVAKIVDHLAEAHMRLSEGQGAELMWRDSASKELTPIDALKIYALKTSPAFEAALHCGIALAQTTEQYREEMRKFARHVGVAFQILNDLKDWLGDSDNKLSAGNDIIGGRPTVLWALALQNLKDDRKAELIQVANAPDLTAHAKIQRVRSLYLEGGVFDAAEQLVEKYRAKAEEIADGIEPESFRRLLYYLVDSILETTDNHKPTIVIPTTTLEFPLAAPTS; encoded by the coding sequence ATGCCTTCCCCCTCTCAGCCTGAAACCAACGGTGGTGCCACGAAGCGGGTCTCCCGCCGTCGTAAAACGGCCCATCTAAAACACGTTCCCGATCGCTTGGCCCTGCGCGAAGAGATCCGAGATCGTTGTTACCAGATCTGCGAGAAGCTCGACAAGTCGCGTCCTCTCTCGAAGGATGAGATGGAGAAGATCGTTCGTCGCCTGCTGGCCGATATGGAGCTGTCGGAGTCTTACGTCGGCTGGACGATGGTGATAATGGCTTCAGCCTTTTGGCGCGATCAGGTTTCTGCCATTCCGCCGGAACGCCGTTTATTTCTGCTGCCGCATTGCCTAAAACATGCCGAGGGCTGCCCAGCCGATTACGACCAATTCGGGCTCGATTGCAAAACGTGTGGCGCTTGCAGCATTGCCGATTATCGCACACAAGCCGAAGAACTCGGCTACCGCGTGCTGGTCGCCGAAGGCTCGCCTATCGTAATGAAGATCTTGGTCAGCGGCTATGTCGATGCCGTAGTCGGTGTCGCCTGCTTAAACGTACTGGAAAAGGCGTTCGACAAAATCTTGCTGGCCGGCATTCCCTGCATGGCCGTGCCGCTCCACTCCAGCGATTGCCGCAACACGTCGGTCGACGAGCAGTGGGTCTTCGATATGATCCACCTCCCCCATCGCGAACCTCAGCAAAAAACGGCGACCTACGTTCACCTGATGCGGGCCGCTCAAGAGATGTTCGAGCGGGAAGAGCTAACCCGCTTGATCGCTCCTCAACGTCAAACCGAAGCCACCGCCCATGCGAAGCTGGCCGACCTGCCCAACCTCGACCCGATCGGCGCGACCGAACAACTAGCAATCGACTTCATCGGACGTGGGGGAAAATATTCCCGACCATTCACTACGCTGGCCGTATACGATTCGCTGACCGGCGGACACGGAACCACCGCCAATGGCGCTGCCCACGTAGCCGAGTATTCGGATGCCGTCAAACGGGGTGCCCTGGCAATCGAAACGTTCCACAAAGCTTCGCTGGTCCACGACGACATCGAAGACGACGATGAATATCGCTACGGCGAGCCCACAGTTCACCGCCAGTTTGGTATTTCGACGGGGATCAATCTGGGCGACTACATGATCGGACTCGGCTATCGCCTGGTCAGCCGCGAAGTAAAAACGCTCGGGGCTGGGGTAGTCGCTAAAATTGTCGATCACTTGGCCGAAGCCCACATGCGGTTGTCAGAAGGGCAAGGCGCTGAACTGATGTGGCGTGATTCCGCCAGCAAAGAGTTGACTCCGATCGATGCTTTGAAAATATATGCGTTGAAAACTTCTCCTGCGTTTGAAGCGGCCCTGCACTGCGGGATCGCCTTGGCACAGACAACGGAACAGTATCGCGAAGAAATGCGTAAGTTTGCCCGCCACGTCGGTGTTGCTTTTCAGATCCTGAACGACCTGAAAGACTGGCTGGGGGATTCGGACAATAAGCTTTCTGCAGGCAACGACATCATCGGCGGACGCCCAACCGTATTGTGGGCACTCGCCCTGCAAAACTTGAAAGACGATCGCAAAGCGGAACTCATTCAAGTTGCCAACGCCCCAGACTTGACCGCCCACGCCAAGATTCAACGCGTCCGCAGCTTGTACCTGGAAGGGGGCGTTTTTGATGCCGCCGAACAGTTGGTGGAAAAATATCGCGCAAAAGCAGAAGAAATTGCCGACGGTATCGAACCCGAATCGTTCCGCCGATTGTTGTATTATCTAGTCGATTCGATTTTAGAAACCACAGACAACCACAAACCGACCATCGTAATTCCGACCACCACGTTGGAGTTTCCCTTGGCCGCACCGACTTCGTAG
- a CDS encoding FAD-dependent oxidoreductase: MPQSVSRRQVLAASLSGIMLPAALRAADTEKKDGLDQVAEAARTIPVAGTTDVLVCGGGPAGIAAAISAARTGVSVKILEAHGCLGGVWTSGMLSYVMDAEKPGLNAELPQRLKEMDAQRQSGPKNYVYDVESMKVLLEQMCDENKIGVQYHTRVVAVEKNASNRVRGVITESKSGRQAWRANTVIDTSGDGDVGALAGCEWEFGRDQDCPCQPMSLMGIITASPEALQQFDRLKGGQTKDRFREFIQAAGRDPSYAKPTLWYLGGAVAAVMMNHEYGVRPFDAAAVTEATIRARRELYEIARGLRSQGGAWKDCKLVTTAEQIGVRDGRRIKGRYFVTVDDVRLGARHEDAICRSEFGVDIHAATFEANKKAAYHNEGVKAKPFDIPLRALIARDVDGLMMAGRCISGDFFAHASYRVTGNAVAMGEAAGITSALAAKNACLPQDVAWKEVEAELTRQRQPAA; encoded by the coding sequence ATGCCCCAGTCCGTCTCGCGTCGCCAAGTTCTTGCGGCTTCCTTGTCAGGCATTATGCTGCCAGCTGCGCTACGTGCGGCTGATACCGAAAAGAAAGATGGCCTGGATCAAGTGGCCGAAGCGGCACGAACGATTCCCGTGGCTGGGACTACGGATGTGCTGGTTTGTGGTGGCGGCCCGGCGGGGATTGCGGCCGCCATTAGCGCGGCCAGAACCGGGGTTTCCGTGAAAATCTTAGAGGCTCACGGTTGTTTGGGAGGCGTCTGGACGAGCGGGATGCTTTCGTACGTGATGGATGCCGAAAAACCAGGGCTGAATGCCGAACTGCCCCAGCGGCTGAAAGAAATGGACGCTCAGCGCCAAAGCGGGCCGAAGAACTATGTGTACGATGTCGAGAGCATGAAAGTACTGCTCGAGCAGATGTGCGACGAAAACAAAATCGGTGTGCAGTATCACACTCGCGTTGTTGCGGTCGAAAAAAATGCTTCCAATCGAGTGCGAGGCGTAATCACCGAATCAAAGTCGGGGCGTCAGGCTTGGCGTGCTAACACGGTGATCGATACGTCTGGCGACGGCGACGTCGGCGCTTTGGCTGGCTGCGAGTGGGAATTCGGTCGAGATCAAGATTGCCCCTGTCAGCCGATGTCGCTCATGGGCATCATCACAGCCAGTCCGGAAGCTCTGCAGCAGTTCGACCGGCTGAAGGGAGGGCAAACGAAAGATCGGTTCCGCGAGTTCATCCAGGCCGCTGGACGAGATCCATCTTATGCTAAGCCAACGCTGTGGTATTTGGGAGGAGCGGTCGCAGCCGTGATGATGAATCACGAGTATGGCGTGCGTCCCTTCGATGCCGCTGCAGTGACTGAAGCGACCATCCGAGCCCGCCGCGAGCTCTACGAAATTGCCCGAGGGCTGCGTAGCCAAGGAGGCGCATGGAAGGATTGCAAACTGGTGACCACTGCCGAGCAAATTGGCGTGCGGGATGGGCGACGCATCAAAGGACGTTACTTCGTGACGGTAGACGATGTCCGCTTGGGGGCACGGCACGAAGATGCGATTTGTCGTTCGGAATTCGGTGTCGATATTCATGCTGCCACCTTCGAGGCCAACAAGAAGGCGGCTTACCATAACGAAGGCGTCAAAGCGAAGCCGTTTGATATTCCGTTGCGGGCTTTAATCGCCCGCGATGTCGATGGCCTAATGATGGCAGGTCGATGTATCAGCGGCGATTTCTTCGCCCATGCCAGTTACCGCGTGACCGGCAACGCCGTAGCGATGGGAGAAGCCGCCGGCATCACTTCAGCACTTGCCGCGAAAAATGCCTGTCTGCCGCAAGATGTGGCGTGGAAAGAAGTGGAAGCGGAACTAACGCGGCAAAGACAGCCCGCTGCTTAG
- a CDS encoding DUF3311 domain-containing protein, producing MRYVVWLLVVALIILRQDLWLWNNGTLVWGFMPITLLWQAGISIAASIVWFLATIFAWPTDLIEEVQRESEEGE from the coding sequence ATGAGATATGTGGTATGGCTACTGGTCGTAGCCCTCATCATTCTTCGCCAGGACCTCTGGCTTTGGAACAACGGAACGCTCGTCTGGGGCTTCATGCCGATTACTTTGCTGTGGCAAGCCGGGATCTCGATCGCCGCGTCCATTGTCTGGTTCCTGGCAACCATCTTTGCCTGGCCGACAGATCTGATCGAAGAAGTGCAGCGTGAATCGGAGGAAGGCGAATAA
- a CDS encoding sodium:solute symporter family protein gives MVPLIVICVYLSLLLGLGIFASTLFRGSSQDYMLASHSIGPFLLLMSLFGTTMTAFALVGSTGEAYSEGVGVYGLLASSSGIIHSLCFFILGIKLWSFGKKYGYTTQIQFFRDRLQSDKIGVLLFPILVGLVIPYLLIGVMSSGTVVSAVTVGAFRSESFAAYDYGVPPFIGSLVISIVVLIYVFFGGMRGTAWANAFQTMIFMVLGIITFWIISSDLGGLQAASQAVAEKHPSKLIRNVAQQDIDTFETDLAKWRTLAEYNYATEETKELKLTDEQKAEAAAAYKGPKIGNWKARAEATFAAKNDMLKLSTLDKNKAYVLQDDRFLPEEVPTSWSEAILSGHQLNELPRDEGAPTRALANNPIYNKNVGHPEDDLNPNDPSKGKKWTRKRAEGVYKATKWSPEEPHGMSMLEFVSYMFVPLSVGMFPHLFQHWLTAKNAKSFKLPVVLHPLFIAIVWIPCVLVGVWATSAMNGPAPMIPPHFNTNAILPKMVSDMSTPFLSGLLIAGVLAAIMSSLDSQFLCIGTMFTEDIVVHYGGKDRFTDKQVVLIARCFIIAIVAVTYGLSLLEPRSVFTLGVWTFAGFSSLFPLVLASLYWKRLTKAGAYACVISAFAMWCYFFYDSDFAANRSYTVLHMNPAATMVIGSAIAMVIVSLITKPPSEEHLERFFPKKS, from the coding sequence ATGGTACCGTTGATTGTCATCTGCGTTTATCTCTCACTGCTGCTAGGGCTAGGCATCTTTGCCAGCACCTTGTTTCGCGGCTCTAGCCAAGACTATATGCTGGCCAGCCACTCGATTGGTCCGTTCCTGCTGTTGATGAGCCTATTCGGCACGACGATGACGGCCTTTGCCCTGGTCGGCTCGACCGGCGAAGCCTATTCCGAAGGGGTCGGTGTCTACGGCTTGCTGGCTTCGTCCAGCGGGATCATCCATTCCCTTTGCTTTTTCATTCTAGGCATCAAGCTGTGGTCGTTCGGCAAGAAGTACGGCTACACCACGCAGATTCAGTTTTTCCGCGATCGCCTGCAAAGCGACAAGATTGGGGTGCTGCTGTTTCCCATTCTCGTCGGTTTGGTGATTCCATATTTGCTGATCGGTGTGATGTCGTCCGGCACGGTCGTAAGTGCCGTGACCGTTGGGGCGTTCCGCAGCGAGTCCTTTGCCGCCTATGATTACGGAGTCCCACCGTTCATTGGCAGCCTGGTGATTTCGATTGTCGTTTTGATCTATGTTTTCTTCGGCGGTATGCGAGGTACGGCCTGGGCCAATGCCTTCCAAACGATGATCTTCATGGTCTTGGGCATCATCACCTTCTGGATCATTTCAAGTGACCTGGGGGGCCTGCAAGCGGCGTCGCAAGCGGTTGCCGAAAAGCACCCTTCCAAGCTCATCCGGAATGTTGCTCAGCAAGATATCGACACCTTCGAGACCGATTTAGCCAAATGGCGGACTCTCGCAGAATATAATTACGCCACCGAAGAGACCAAAGAACTAAAGCTCACCGACGAGCAAAAAGCAGAAGCTGCGGCGGCTTACAAAGGCCCTAAGATCGGCAATTGGAAAGCCCGCGCCGAAGCTACTTTCGCTGCGAAGAACGATATGCTTAAGTTGTCTACTCTGGACAAAAACAAAGCCTACGTTCTGCAAGATGACCGCTTCCTGCCGGAAGAAGTTCCTACCTCCTGGAGCGAGGCCATCCTGTCCGGGCATCAACTGAACGAACTTCCGCGCGACGAAGGGGCCCCCACGCGTGCCCTGGCGAACAATCCGATCTACAACAAAAACGTCGGACATCCGGAAGACGACCTCAATCCGAACGATCCCAGCAAAGGGAAGAAGTGGACACGCAAACGTGCCGAGGGCGTTTACAAGGCCACCAAATGGTCGCCCGAAGAACCGCATGGCATGTCCATGCTCGAGTTCGTTTCGTATATGTTCGTGCCTCTTTCCGTTGGCATGTTCCCCCACTTATTCCAACATTGGCTCACCGCTAAGAACGCCAAGAGCTTTAAGCTGCCGGTCGTTCTCCACCCGCTGTTCATTGCCATCGTCTGGATTCCGTGCGTCTTGGTAGGTGTTTGGGCGACATCGGCAATGAACGGCCCAGCGCCGATGATTCCACCCCACTTCAACACCAATGCCATTCTGCCGAAGATGGTGTCTGATATGAGTACGCCTTTTCTTTCTGGGCTTCTCATCGCCGGCGTCTTGGCGGCCATCATGTCTTCGCTCGATAGCCAGTTCCTTTGCATTGGCACCATGTTCACCGAAGACATTGTGGTGCATTACGGCGGTAAAGATCGCTTCACCGATAAACAGGTGGTGCTGATCGCTCGCTGCTTTATCATCGCGATTGTCGCCGTTACCTATGGCCTAAGCCTATTGGAACCTCGCAGCGTCTTCACTTTAGGTGTCTGGACGTTCGCTGGATTTTCTAGCTTATTCCCGCTCGTGCTGGCCTCGCTGTACTGGAAACGCTTGACGAAAGCCGGGGCCTATGCCTGCGTAATCTCGGCGTTCGCGATGTGGTGCTACTTCTTCTACGATTCCGACTTTGCCGCGAATCGAAGTTACACCGTGTTGCACATGAACCCGGCTGCGACCATGGTCATCGGCTCGGCAATTGCCATGGTGATCGTTTCGCTCATCACCAAGCCACCCAGCGAAGAACACTTGGAACGCTTCTTCCCAAAGAAGAGCTAG